Proteins from one Clostridium cellulovorans 743B genomic window:
- the rpoB gene encoding DNA-directed RNA polymerase subunit beta, with amino-acid sequence MVHPVQVGKRTRMSFSKQVEVGKMPNLIEIQVDSYKWFLDEGLQEIFDDVNPIQDYTGNLVLEFVGYKLDMENIKYSVEECKERDATYAAPLKVTVRLLNKETGEVKEQEVFMGDFPLMTEQGTFIINGAERVVVSQLVRSPGTYYNYTVDKTGKKLYSSTVIPNRGAWLEYETDSNSVIYVRIDKTRKLPITMLVRAMGYGTDAEVIDFLGEEERLKATMEKDSVKSREDALLEIYKRLRPGEPPTVESAVELINTLFFDPKRYDLSRVGRYKFNKKLALSLRIANQTAAEDIVNPETGEILVEKGTKIEREKAVEIQNLGINEVIIQVEDKTLKVIGNNFVDIKSHVNFDPTKINVKELVHYPTLREILDQYTDEEEQKAEIKKNIHKLIPKHIVKDDILATVNYEIGLPYGVGNVDDIDHLGNRRLRAVGELLQNQFRIGLSRMERVVKERMTVQDQEAITPQALINTRPVAAAIKEFFGSSQLSQFMDQTNPLGELTHKRRLSALGPGGLSRERAGFEVRDVHHSHYGRMCPIETPEGPNIGLINSLATYAKVNDYGFIETCYRVVDKKEGRVTEEIRYFTADEEDALVVAQANEQLDENGYFVNSKITVRDGEDVLVVSKHDVDLMDVSSRQLVSVATAMIPFLENDDASRALMGSNMQRQAVPLLKPQAPIVGTGIEYKAAVDSGVLPKAIHAGEVVYVSADLVKVKRDEDGKLDSYKLLKFKRTNQSTCINQRPIVVKGEKVEAGAVLADGPSTDLGEIALGKNIRMGFITWEGYNYEDAMLISEQLVRDDVFTSIHIEEYECEARDTKLGPEEITRDIPNVGEDALKDIDDSGIIRIGAEVRSGDILVGKVTPKGETELTAEERLLRAIFGEKAREVRDTSLRVPHGEAGIIVDVKIFTRENGDELPPGVNQLVRCYIAQKRKISVGDKMAGRHGNKGVISRVLPEEDMPFLPDGRPLQICLNPLGVPSRMNIGQVLEVHLGWAAANKGWHIATPVFDGATEEEIEDQLEEAGYARDGKTVLYDGRTGEPFDNRVTVGYMYILKLAHLVDDKIHARSTGPYSLVTQQPLGGKAQFGGQRFGEMEVWALEAYGAAHTLQEILTVKSDDVVGRVKTYEAIVKGENIPEPGLPESFKVLIKELQALCLDVRVLTSDNEEIQLKESVDEELEDLEVNIEGIENGVPADTDLPSEEDIDLQDDFFKEEMDIDLDYEELPLDGLKDDFEIEDFNEED; translated from the coding sequence ATGGTACATCCTGTCCAAGTTGGTAAAAGAACCAGAATGAGCTTCTCAAAACAAGTAGAAGTAGGCAAAATGCCAAATCTTATAGAAATTCAAGTGGATTCCTATAAGTGGTTTTTAGATGAAGGTCTTCAAGAAATCTTTGATGACGTAAATCCAATACAAGACTACACTGGTAATCTTGTACTTGAGTTTGTAGGCTACAAATTAGACATGGAAAACATCAAGTATTCTGTTGAAGAATGCAAGGAAAGAGACGCTACTTATGCAGCACCATTAAAAGTAACAGTAAGATTACTAAATAAGGAAACCGGTGAAGTTAAAGAGCAAGAAGTTTTCATGGGAGATTTCCCATTAATGACTGAACAAGGTACCTTTATTATTAATGGTGCAGAAAGAGTTGTAGTATCACAATTAGTTAGATCTCCAGGAACGTACTACAATTACACTGTAGACAAAACTGGTAAAAAACTATATTCCTCTACAGTAATACCAAATAGAGGAGCATGGTTAGAGTATGAAACAGATTCTAACAGCGTAATTTATGTAAGAATTGATAAAACTAGAAAGCTTCCGATCACAATGTTAGTAAGAGCAATGGGATATGGAACTGACGCTGAAGTAATAGACTTCCTTGGTGAAGAAGAAAGACTAAAAGCTACTATGGAAAAAGATAGTGTTAAGTCTAGAGAAGATGCCTTACTTGAAATCTATAAGAGATTGAGACCAGGCGAACCTCCGACTGTAGAAAGTGCAGTAGAACTTATAAATACGCTATTCTTTGATCCTAAAAGATATGATTTATCTAGAGTAGGTAGATATAAGTTCAATAAGAAGTTAGCTCTTTCACTAAGAATAGCTAACCAAACAGCAGCTGAAGATATTGTAAATCCTGAAACAGGTGAAATACTTGTTGAGAAAGGAACAAAGATAGAAAGAGAAAAGGCTGTAGAAATTCAAAACCTTGGAATAAATGAAGTTATTATTCAAGTAGAAGATAAGACATTAAAGGTAATAGGTAATAATTTTGTAGACATAAAGTCACATGTTAACTTTGATCCTACTAAGATAAATGTCAAAGAGTTAGTACATTATCCAACCCTTAGAGAAATACTTGATCAATATACAGACGAAGAAGAGCAAAAAGCTGAAATCAAGAAAAATATACACAAATTAATTCCTAAGCATATTGTAAAAGATGACATATTAGCGACTGTTAACTATGAAATCGGATTACCTTATGGTGTAGGAAATGTTGATGATATAGACCATTTAGGAAATAGAAGACTTAGAGCAGTTGGAGAACTTCTTCAAAATCAATTCAGAATAGGTCTTTCAAGGATGGAAAGAGTAGTCAAGGAAAGAATGACTGTTCAAGATCAAGAAGCAATAACGCCACAAGCATTAATAAATACAAGACCAGTTGCTGCTGCTATCAAAGAATTCTTTGGTAGTTCACAGTTATCACAATTCATGGATCAAACGAATCCATTAGGAGAACTTACACATAAGAGAAGATTATCTGCATTAGGACCAGGAGGTCTTTCGAGAGAAAGAGCTGGTTTCGAAGTTAGAGACGTTCATCACTCACATTATGGAAGAATGTGTCCAATAGAAACACCAGAAGGTCCAAACATAGGTCTTATTAATTCTTTAGCTACATATGCAAAGGTTAATGATTATGGATTTATTGAAACTTGTTATAGAGTTGTAGATAAAAAAGAAGGTAGAGTAACCGAAGAAATAAGATACTTTACAGCTGATGAAGAAGATGCATTAGTTGTTGCTCAGGCAAATGAACAACTGGATGAAAATGGATATTTTGTTAACAGTAAAATCACTGTCAGAGATGGTGAAGATGTGTTGGTAGTATCAAAACATGATGTTGATTTAATGGATGTTTCATCGAGACAATTAGTATCTGTTGCTACAGCTATGATACCATTCTTAGAAAATGACGACGCATCAAGAGCACTGATGGGTTCAAACATGCAACGTCAGGCAGTTCCATTATTAAAACCACAAGCACCTATTGTTGGTACTGGTATAGAATATAAGGCTGCTGTTGACTCAGGGGTGCTTCCTAAAGCTATTCATGCTGGTGAAGTTGTGTATGTTAGTGCAGACCTTGTTAAAGTTAAGAGAGATGAAGATGGAAAACTTGATAGTTATAAACTGTTAAAGTTCAAAAGAACCAACCAAAGTACATGTATCAACCAAAGACCTATCGTTGTTAAAGGCGAAAAAGTTGAAGCGGGTGCAGTATTAGCAGATGGTCCATCTACGGACTTAGGAGAAATAGCTCTTGGAAAAAATATAAGAATGGGCTTTATCACTTGGGAAGGTTACAATTATGAAGATGCGATGCTAATTTCTGAACAATTAGTTAGAGATGATGTATTTACTTCTATACACATTGAAGAATATGAATGTGAAGCTAGAGACACTAAACTAGGACCAGAAGAAATAACAAGAGACATACCAAATGTTGGTGAAGATGCACTTAAAGATATAGATGACAGTGGAATAATTAGAATAGGTGCAGAGGTAAGGTCAGGAGATATCCTTGTTGGGAAAGTTACACCAAAAGGGGAAACTGAACTTACTGCAGAAGAAAGACTTTTAAGAGCTATCTTCGGTGAAAAAGCAAGAGAAGTTAGAGATACGTCATTAAGAGTACCTCATGGAGAAGCTGGTATCATCGTTGATGTTAAGATATTTACAAGAGAAAATGGTGATGAATTACCACCAGGAGTTAATCAACTTGTAAGATGTTATATTGCTCAAAAAAGAAAAATATCAGTTGGAGATAAAATGGCTGGTAGACACGGTAATAAAGGGGTTATCTCAAGAGTATTACCAGAAGAAGATATGCCATTCTTACCAGATGGTAGGCCACTTCAAATATGCTTAAATCCTCTAGGCGTTCCTTCTCGTATGAATATCGGGCAGGTACTTGAAGTTCATCTTGGATGGGCTGCTGCAAATAAGGGATGGCATATTGCGACACCAGTATTTGACGGAGCAACTGAAGAAGAAATTGAAGATCAATTAGAAGAAGCTGGTTATGCTAGAGATGGTAAAACAGTACTATATGATGGTAGAACTGGAGAACCTTTTGATAATAGAGTTACTGTTGGATATATGTATATCTTAAAGTTGGCTCATTTGGTTGATGATAAGATTCATGCTAGATCTACAGGTCCATACTCCTTAGTTACTCAACAACCACTTGGAGGTAAAGCACAATTCGGTGGCCAGAGATTTGGAGAAATGGAAGTTTGGGCCCTAGAGGCTTATGGAGCAGCACATACACTGCAAGAAATTCTAACTGTTAAATCCGATGACGTTGTAGGAAGAGTTAAAACTTATGAAGCAATTGTTAAAGGAGAAAATATTCCAGAACCAGGTCTTCCAGAATCATTTAAGGTTCTTATAAAGGAATTACAGGCATTATGCTTAGATGTTAGAGTATTAACAAGTGATAATGAGGAAATTCAATTAAAAGAATCAGTTGATGAAGAATTAGAAGATTTAGAAGTTAATATAGAAGGAATAGAAAATGGCGTTCCTGCGGACACTGATTTACCATCAGAAGAAGATATTGACTTACAGGATGATTTCTTTAAAGAAGAAATGGATATAGATTTAGACTATGAAGAACTTCCATTAGACGGATTAAAAGATGACTTTGAAATAGAAGATTTTAACGAAGAAGACTAA
- the rplL gene encoding 50S ribosomal protein L7/L12 — translation MDKNQIIEAIKNMTVLELNELVTACEEEFGVSAAAPVAVVGGAAPAAAEEKTEFNVVLKEAKEKIKVIKVVRELTGLGLKEAKELVDGVPKALKEGVSKEEADAMKAKLEEVGAVVELQ, via the coding sequence ATGGATAAGAATCAAATAATTGAAGCTATAAAAAATATGACAGTTTTAGAATTAAACGAATTAGTAACAGCTTGTGAAGAGGAATTTGGCGTAAGCGCTGCTGCTCCTGTAGCTGTAGTTGGCGGAGCTGCTCCAGCTGCTGCTGAAGAAAAGACTGAATTCAACGTAGTATTAAAAGAAGCTAAAGAAAAAATCAAAGTTATCAAAGTTGTTAGAGAATTAACTGGTCTTGGCTTAAAAGAAGCTAAAGAATTAGTTGATGGTGTTCCAAAGGCTCTTAAAGAAGGAGTTTCTAAGGAAGAAGCTGATGCAATGAAAGCTAAGTTAGAAGAAGTAGGAGCTGTTGTAGAATTACAATAG
- the rplJ gene encoding 50S ribosomal protein L10, translated as MSKNRIAKQEKVAEIKEKLVNSKGLVLAQYQGNTAEADTALRKACREAGVEYKIYKNTLVALAAKEAGIEGLDPFLTGPIAIAFGYEEATAPARILNDFAKEHKSFELKAGVVEGTVYDTETIKKLANIPSREVLIAKLLGSFKAPISNFAYLLKAIEEKKQSEA; from the coding sequence ATAAGCAAAAATAGAATAGCTAAACAAGAAAAAGTTGCTGAGATAAAAGAAAAGCTAGTTAATTCAAAAGGATTAGTTTTAGCTCAATATCAAGGTAATACTGCTGAAGCTGATACAGCATTAAGAAAGGCTTGTAGAGAAGCTGGTGTTGAGTATAAAATTTACAAAAACACACTAGTAGCATTAGCTGCTAAAGAGGCTGGTATCGAAGGTTTAGATCCATTCTTAACAGGACCAATAGCTATAGCATTCGGTTACGAAGAAGCTACAGCTCCTGCAAGAATATTAAATGATTTCGCAAAAGAACACAAATCATTTGAATTAAAAGCTGGTGTTGTTGAAGGTACAGTTTATGATACAGAAACTATCAAAAAACTTGCAAACATACCATCAAGAGAAGTTCTTATTGCAAAACTTCTTGGAAGCTTCAAGGCTCCAATATCAAACTTCGCATACTTGTTAAAAGCTATCGAAGAAAAGAAACAATCAGAAGCTTAA